Within Wyeomyia smithii strain HCP4-BCI-WySm-NY-G18 chromosome 2, ASM2978416v1, whole genome shotgun sequence, the genomic segment CCATTTATTCTGCCTCAAATTGAGGATGGATCAAGGCTTTCAAAGTATCTTGCTGAACAAATATCATGGATGGGTTTTTTTCAATCAACATTAATAGAATTGGATTGATTTGAGTGTTGAATAACTAAAGGTCATTTAGGATAATTGTAATTACCTAATGTAATTTTGCACACTGACCGCCaagtatcaaataaaaaatgaacacACAATGTCTAATTAAAAACGTCGATTTCGCGATACCAATTGATTATCAAAAAGGCTTCTTAGCGCTTAATCCGGTCGCAGCAAAGAAGAGTGAAAACTTGCTTCACACTGTGATTTAAATTGAAAGTGTAACATTGTTGTTGATAATGAAACTTGTCCAAATAGAAAATTCTGataaaaaaacctaattttaaTGTACTTTTATATGAACAACACTTCTTGTTTTACCCAATAAAAACACCAATTAAGAAACGGAATTtgtgtttttaaattttaatagttcaaaCTGAAAGTTTACCAACCTAAATTTTTTGAGACAATTCATTAGCAGTAATTTGCTTTGCAAATATTTGTCGTGTTTAATGCAGTCAAACTTGTTTTTGTGCGGTacctttataaaaaaaaattacatttgatAAAGTTATCGGTCATCTAGGTTTTGCGTGGGCCATATTCCATATGGCCTAGTCAAATCTACTCGACTTCTGTAACAGAGATTCATCGTATTTCATAAGTATTACCCCGCCAACTGCTATTTAAgtcaattttcaataaaaaagtttacaTAAAATATTCACGCTCGTGAATCACACAGGTTTACAGAACATTTGTTACAAATGTTGAGTTATTTTCTACTCGATGCCTATTCACCGTACAAAAAGGTGGTTACCTGTACTAATTAATTAGGATTTTCAGTCAACATACAATTCGGTTGTCTTGTATAATAGGTATACCGCCAAAGAAGACGACAACTGGATCAGCCGGCTTTACGTATTTATGCAGATGTGTTTTCACTCGAGCAGAAAATTGCAACAATAAGGCGAATTCATGAACCATTTGGAAAGTTTATTACTTTAGGTACAAAAATTGCATTTTCTGATTCAAATAAATTCATAGTAATTTTAACATAGCAGAAAGTTGTAGGATTAGAACAAAATATCACAGTGTTATCATTTAGATAATTGTGCGTCAAAAGAAACATTTCAGATACCTATAACGAcggttactgcgattgaaaattccctgatctaccagaaaacgtcaaaatgggctgcgtgcactgtccgccattaccgctcgtgggaAGCTGGGTAGTAAAATACTGGGCTATCGTCAAGTGGAACCTTAAAAAGACACGAAAGACAGCTGTCAACGAGATGCAGTGCAAGGCTAACTGGCGTTTTGTGGCAAACAAAGTGACCAAAAAAGCTGCACAAAACTTGATGGAAGGAGTCCAAAGAGAGGTCCGGCAATTCGCATTCGCCAAAAAGGAAGCTTGAGTCATTATTTTTCCTTTGTTCTGTACCAATTGAATTTGACGAAGAAACatgatttaatttttaataaaaaagacCGATTCACACACATTTCTGTTTGACAAATTTTTGACCGTAACACCCTGTTGCGACTAACAAGTCTAGTGTAGTGGCagtgagagtgtcgtcaaaagtcaagccaaatgaataataatatcactaattatgtgttatttttcaacattcattcGCATGCAAGTTATGAGCATCGTAACTTGCATACAATTTTTATTTGggatatttttcctttattctctttgttattcatttatttttaaaacttgaaTATAAACGACAGGATGCAGCCAACTGACTATTCGACATACAAAAGTTATGAAGAAGTTTAAAATATGTAGTAACTTCCTGGGACGGTCTTTATCACACATGTTTAACTTGTGGCCCATTCAGATAGtgagtttttttattgaattttgtaCGCTTTgaagctttttatttttttagtaataataaataaatactaaatttaaattttatatatcaGGTTTCAGTCACAATCAGTTACTGTGAACCGTGTCACCCATCGAAGTTGGCTTCAAATCAGCAGCAGATCCTCAAGTTATGGCTCCAGTGGAAAAAATTCTACTGACGATCAGGTCGGATCCAATACTAACTCTTTGCTAACCACCGCTTCCATAATCGGCGGTTCCCTTCTTACCTATTGGATTGTGAAGAACCTAAGTGAGCGCTTGATACTAATAAGTTCAATTAAGCTGGGCTCTACTGATTCTTTTATCCTGTAGAAAATGAACAGACAACCGTGCATGCCAAGCAGACAGCAGCCAAAACAACGCTCGTGGACATACGAAAGGCCCACACTGAACTGCGCCAAGATTTGCCGGTATATTCGATGGAAGAGATAAGCAAACACGATTCGCCGCAGGCTGGAATTTGGGTTACGTACGGTATCGGAGTGTACGACATAACAAAGTTTGTGCCGAAGCATCCCGGCAGCGATAAGGTGATGCTTGCTGCAGGTAATTGTCATGAAGGAAGTGTAATTTAAATTTTGAAGCTTAGTAAAATAATACCCATTATTACTTATTTGATTCCGACTTTCCATTCCGCCAGGTAACGCGATCGACCCCTTCTGGCACATATACCAGCAGCACAACACCGAGCAGGTACTCAAGCTGCTAGAGTCCTTCCGCATAGGAAATTTGAAGCGCGATGAAATAGTTGGCACATCGGATCAAGATGACCCATGGGCTGCCGAGCCAAAGCGTCATCCCATTCTTAAGGCGGCCACCCAAAGACCTTGTAATGCGGAACCTCCGGCGTCGGTGTTGGTGGAAAGTTTCCTAACACCGAATGAATTCTTCTACGTCAGAAATCACCTCCCAGTACCGCAAGTTGATATCACTGACTACGAGCTTGATATTGAAGTCGAGCTGAACGGGAAACAGAGGACTTTGAAGTTCGATGATTTGAAAAAGTTTCCGAAGCATTCCGTCACAGCAACGATCATGTGTGGAGGAAATCGTCGtggtgaaatgatagaaatcaaTCCTATTAAAGGGTTGCCCTGGGGTTCGGCAGCCGTAGGCAACGCCAAATGGAGTGGAGTTCGTCTAGCAGATCTGCTAACTGAAATGGGTGTTGAGCTAGATGAAACAAGCCATGTGCACTTCGAAGGTCTGGATACCGATCCTACCAATACGCCGTATGCAGCATCCATACCGCTGTCTAAAGCATTGGATCCACGAGGCGACGTGATCTTAGCGTACGAGATGAACGACCAACCATTGAGTCGAGACCACGGCTACCCTGTTAGAGCCATTGTACCCGGCGTTGTCGGGGCTCGTAATGTCAAATGGTTAGGTAGGATTGTGGTTTCCAAAGGCGAATCCGATTCCCATTGGCAGCAAAATGACTACAAATCGTTTAGTCCCAGCACCGACTGGGACACAGTTGACTTCAAGACGGCTCCGGCCATACAAAACATGCCCGTAACGTCTGCCATCTGCATGCCAGCCAACGGCGAGCAAGTCAGTGCGAAAGACGGTTATGTAACCGTCAAGGGATACGCTTGGTCTGGCGGTGGACAAAAAATCATTCGCGTTGATCTAACAACCGATGGCGGTAACAGTTGGTTTGTGGCTGAATTGGACCAGGTCGAACAGGACACCGGTCGCGGTCGGCACTGGTCCTGGTCGCTGTGGACAGCCAAAATTCCTGCCAAGCCGGGTCAAAAAATGGAAATATGGGCTAAGGCTGTCGACGACAACTACAATGCACAGCCGGAAACGTTCAAAAACATCTGGAACCTGCGGGGGGTTGTCAGTAACGCCTACAGTCGCGTTAAGGTTGATGTTAAGTAAACTTATATACACAAGAGTGGCAATggttgaattttgaaaaatgtgctGAATATGTTGAGTCCTCTGCCTATTTTTTACATCTTTTTAATCTTTTGATTAGAAATTCCGATTGACCTCAATTTGCTCAAATCGACCGCTCTGGTAAGTCTGCTATTGTATTCATGGATATCAACAATTtgtatttaatgttttttttgtgttgCGTAGCGTGTTTTGTGTTATCTTTGAATTTCCGGTTATGAAAAGGATTAAGAAAACCAACGAGGATTggaatcaaatattttcagccAACTTTTGAAGAAATTGGTGGACTGTTACCAACCTTAAGCGGAttaataaatgttttgctttttGTAAACAGTGTCATACTAATTGTTTGATTAATGTCTCAACCCTTGCAATCACTATTTGTCAATCGTGTTCTGGTAAAACCTGGCCAAGAAATACAATATATTCCAATTATTTACTTACTTATGTTCACTTCAAAAGCATCGAATCGTTTTTGCCAGGTTCTGCTAATTCTCACTACATGTCCAGCACATGGTATAGTTACGACCCGGTAACTAGCGTTCTGTGGAAGAAATGGAGCGTTAGAAAATAATTTGCAATTACCATATGATATTTAACAGCAATTGTGAGATCAATCAGACTTACAATTGGTTTTAAATTCTACCTAAACATAATTTAGCTTCAGGGTCATATTCAGCTAGAGTTCATTTCACGAACTCTGGAAATCTTACTTCACTgcacaaattttcaaatataacGATAAGAAGTACCAGTTTCTGGCGTAATGCAGACAActttcaaatccaattcaacCAATGATAACCGATCTGGAATTTGTATCGTATAAAACATGGGATATGATATTATTTACAAATTAGAACTATACCAACTCAGATTAACCTTACTTTATTGCGATAAAGTCATTCTCATAGGGTGacgcttgttttttgttttgtttgggcACACTTAGCGTGCCGCCGCATTAGATTTATATATCTGTACAACAGTTATCATCACTAACTTTCTTATCGAACAAACTCGAGGCGTTCAATTTGGTTTTCAGAGTCGAAACATAATTGGACAATTATTCGATAATTTCTCCTTTTACCTGCTACAATCAGACATTTCACGGTGTACCAGATTCAGCTGCACTTAAATGTGACACGGCTGTTTTATAGGTTAAAACCACTTTAAAAACTAGGGTCTACACTGATTCTAAGAAAAAGCAATCCATAGGAATCCACAGTATTTGAACATGCCTGATAAAAAAACTCAATAAAGTGATATTAGCGTTTAGCCAGTGAAACTAGATACTACTACTAGTTGTATTTGTATAAGTGCTGTTCCGTCTTGTTTGCGTTATGTTCAACCAAATTTTGTTAATTCTATATAATggctagaaatatttttacaagatGCTTTGTTGATTTGCATTCGAAACAgtggttttaatttttgttctcCTTCTTTTCAGCTTCTTCActactgctgctactgctgccgcTAGTGCCAGAGCTGGAACCGCTGCTTTCTCGCTCGGAAGCCATCTGCAAAATATATACGTTAGACGATTGTCTATGTCTTGTTATCGTTATTACAGCTTACCTTTTTGTAAGccatttcgaacaatttcagtGATGACTGTTGAAGAGCACTAACGGTCTTTCGGATTTCCTCCGGATCTGCCTCGTCCTTATTGGCTAAAATTTCACGCACCTTAGTAATTTCTTCACGCAGTTTATCGCACTGTAAAAACATGAAAAGATAAAAATTACGCTGCAACAATCAAAACCAATGCTGGACACTACCTCTTCCTTGGGTAATTGATCTTTGAACTCTTCCATCTTTGATTCCGTGTCGTGAACAATACCCTCGGCTTGATTGATCGCTTCAATACGCTCCTTCTTTTGCTTATCGGTAGCAGCATACTGTTCGGCATTCTTGATCATGTTCTCGATTTCGTCCTTGCTCAGACCGCCGGAGGATTGAATCACAACTGAAATTGACCAAATAATTTACATTGAACAATCCTAGGATAAAACTATTAACTATTGTGTCAACTTACTCTGCTGTTCTTTACCGGTTCCTTTGTCTCTGGCGGACACATGCACGATACCGTTTGCGTCAATGTCGAACACGACTTCTATCTGCGGGACTCCACGAGGTGCTGGAGGAATACCAACCAGTGTGAAGGAACCAAGCATCTTGTTATCAGAAGCCATTTCACGCTCGCCTTGATGCACTTTGATTTCTACCTGGGTCTGACCGTCAGCAGCTGGGAATTGAATTAATCAGAATCAATTTaggtatttttcaaaaatgagttagaAAAATTATTACCTGTAGAAAAGACTTGCGACTTCTTTGTTGGAATAGTAGTGTTACGAGTGATAAGTCGAGTGAAAACGCCACCCAAAGTTTCAATACCCAGCGATAGCGGGGTCACGTCCAAAAGCAGCACATCCGTAACATCGCCAGCAAGTACACCACCCTGAACAGCAGCACCAACAGCTACGGCTTCATCAGGATTCACAGCACGGGATGGTGTGCGGCCGAAAATTTCTTGTACCGTCTGTTGAACCTTCGGCATGCGGGTCATACCACCGACCAACAAAACTTCGCCAATATCCGACTTGGCAACTTCGGCATCGGAAAGCGCCTTCTGACAAGGAGCAATCGTTCGCTTGATCAAGTCACCGACTAACTGTTCCAGTTTAGCGCGGGTGAATTTAAGGTTCAAATGTTTTGGCCCTGAAGCATCCATCGTAATGTAAGGCAAATTGATGTCGGTCTGCACAGATGATGACAGTTCACATTTAGCCTTTTCAGCAGCCTCCTTAAGGCGTTGCATCGCCATGGGGTCCTTGGTGATATCAATACCTTGTTCTTTCTTGAATTCAGTAACTAAATAATTGACAATGTGATTATCGAAATCCTCTCCCCCCAGCAGAGTATCACCGTTAGTGGACTTCACCTCAAATACACCTTTCTGAATTTCGAGAATAGAAATATCAAAAGTACCACCACCCAAATCGTACACAGCGATTATTTTGTCCTCGCTCTTGTCCATGCCGTACGCCAGCGCAGCAGCAGTCGGTTCATTTATAACTCGTAATACATTCAGGCCAGCAATTTGCCCAGCATCTTTGGTCGCTTGGCGCTGAGAATCGTTGAAGTAAGCTGGCACCGTAACGACGGCATTTTTAACACTGGTATTCAGATAGGCCTCAGCCGTTTCCTTCATCTTCATCAGCACAAACGCTCCAATCTGGCTGGGTGAATAAACCTTACCATCGGACCCCTGAACCCAGGCGTCTCCATTAGAAGCCTTCATTACTTTGTAGGACAGGTTCTTCAAATCCTTTTTAATTTCTGCATCATCATAGCGTCTACCAATCAGTCGCTTCGTGGCATAGAATGTGTTTGCCGAATTGGTAACAGCCTGTCGCTTCGCCGGCATTCCTACCAACCGTTCACCGTCTCTTGTGAAAGCAACGTGTGAAGGAGTTGTTCGGGCACCTTCTGCATTTTCAATAACCTTAGCCTGTTTACCCTCCATCACGGCGACACAGGAATTTGTCGTACCAAGATCGATACCGATAACGGCACCTTTGACTGTGTCGGATCTTTAATGATAGAGACCGAAAATTTTTGTTAGAATCACCGAAATGGAAACCAAAATTATACAGTTTTGATAGTAGATCACGTATCTTTGTTTCATATTGTTACAAGGTTATAAAAACATTCGTTAAGCTAGTCATCAATAATGTGAAACTGTGAAGAATTTTACGCTAATTCATCCAGTTATTGCTAGAACCCACTCAGATTCCAGTCAAACTTTGTTGATTGTGGTGAAATCGGTAATTTAAGTAGTCCTGCATACTTAACATGTTTCAATTTTGTATTGAAATAGTTAGAAGTGTAAAAGAAAAACAGTTCAAAAATTACCCCTTTCTCAAAAACCGTTTTTTAATGATTCTATTCAAAGATTTCAAGTATGCAAATTTGCTTAAATTACCGCACAAATTTTCATGTCATGGGCGAGCTTACGAGGAATTCTTCGTTTTAATGTGTAGAAGGTTCAACAGGGTTATTAACGAAAATCTTATTTTGTATTATTAAACTATGATCCATGATTAAGTTTAATGCAATATTAAACTTTTAGTAAAAGACCTTTCAGCAATGTAAtgtttaaaaatctatttttatagtTGATTATTCTAAAATCCGTACGACTTAGCTAATCTTAGACAAGCTGATGCAATAAACTATGCTAGCCGGTATAGTGGCATACATTTACTTTTAATAATCTAAACTACAACGAATTTTATGTTCGGATTTAAACTAACAAAGTTGATTATCTACAAAGTCAATAGTGTGGCACATGGTATAAGAAAAACTTGCATCTGATAATACACAAGATTATACTCACTTGAATCGTGCCTGCAGACTGTTGCCGAGGATTCCGCCCTGcgtaaggaaaaaaaaacatgaataagTTTGCCGTCTCCGATCATCTATCTGGGCAGGAGGTAAAGGTATCATCCTCCGCCACCCTAAAGGAAGCTTCAGCAGCATGGAATTCTTTCCTATCCACTGACAGTCCATTAGGCTAAAATGATTACACAAGCACCGTATGTTGTGTCCTAACCTCACTTTTTCCACCACATATTCCAAACTACTGCGACTCGCACAGAAAAGGCTAGAAAATTCCAATTCAACTTACATTTTGCAACACGGTTCGGTTCTCGGTCAGAGTGCGGGTTAGAAATTTGGCTGCTTTCAACATCTTTCTTCTTTACAACGTTATTCGAtgcaaaaatcacgtttttggaAAACTTATGATGCAATATTCTTTGGAGAATCTGCTTTCAGATACCAGAACAGCTCTTGTCGTTTTTGACAGTATTTTCTGTACTCACACACACTTTATTTTAACGGCAGGGCCCAAACGAAAAACACGTCTGATAATGCACGAAGTTCAACTTCAagtgaacgaaatttttcggcttTTGCGTCATGCGTTCTTCTCCGAGCCCGGATGAACTTACATCTTCCATCTGCTGTTTCTAGAATTTTTATGAATGGCGTCGTGATTTACGAGCTTCAGAGGAACCCTTGTGGCATATTTCCAGTACACGCAATGAAAAGAAGAAACTTTTCACTAGTTGATAAATTTTGAAGTATTTGTGGCAAATTTACTTTCGAAACCTTTCAAAATACTTCACTAAATTTCTAAGATGTTGAACTTTTGGCCATTTCACGGAAGGGAAACAAACCGTTTGATCCAAATTGATTGCTGTTTTCAATTAGcgtttttacttttacttcgcTCGGAAGATTTGCTCCTGCATGGTGTGTCATGTTTTTATATTGGCATTCAAAAACatttacactcagatttcaatgctaAAATACGTCAAATACCAAAACACGTCaaaataccgtggattccaataaaaatcgatatgaATTGACATGATAGAATGATTGGGTTTGTTTAGGTATTTGATgatgttgatgttgcttttacagCTGTTTCGAGCTTGCTGTCaagatttcattcatgaattgagttcggAAACTTTCATAAAATGGTCCATAAACCCAACTATTTATGGTTTAGCTACATCGCAAGAACGAATTTGAGATAAGATACACGGTAAGAAAGGAAACCCCATTAATGGGTTTCAACCATTTTACCAAGAAGTGAGCCAACCCATTTAATGAGTAAACGCGATACAGGTATATACGGACGGAAATACGGATAAATTCAAAAACTGGGTAAAATTtcactcattttgagaaatgaattATCTCAAGAAAATGGGTGAAGTTTTACTCATTATTAAATTAAAGCTGTATCCATGCAAAAAcggaaattttgtgattatcacTCAGAAAAGTGAAAGTggaatcaattatttttaattatttgcaaatgtcTAAAAATAATTCTTATTCACGAGTACAGGAGTATTTTATCAACTATCATCAAATGTCAGAATCGCAATTTTCTGCAACAAAGGTATTGCAGCCAAATAGTGGACATTCTAAACCTAATATAAGAAATTCTCACATTGTATAAttcaatacttgatattacATACTTTTACCTTGCAATTTCTCAAACGAATCAGAATCGAGTCTCTTTTTAAGTTCTTCCATGGTAATTATTGAAAAACAGTGAACAAAACAGATCGTAGAAGTAACCCGTGCGAACAAATCGACAGAGCAAACTAAAAAGACacttgaagtattttttcacccattaatgggtaaacaaatgacccattttttttctaagaatatgtctttctaatgcgtacaattttacccatttTACGTTTCTAAAATTatccattaatgggttttcgactcttaccgtgtaaAATAGTTAAAAGCTTATATAGTGCTAATTACCCGCAAGTTTGAAAAAACAGTTCATTgtaatttaaaatagtttcatctTCAAGTAGATAATTGTTGCAGTGTATCAGAGCAAGAAACCAACCTGGAGAACACCATGTGGCCAAAACAACGTTTGATTTTTTCGTGTGGACAAAATGAATTTAActtataaaaagataaaaacagTTCGTTAGGTTCACTCACTTGATGAATCATTGTTATTTTTAATCGGTGAACCGTCTCAGAAATGTCAGTGTAATAAGTAGATGTAAGTACGAGTGTACGATTGTTTTGCAATTTTTGCAAAACATCTGAAATAACAAGTGTATAGTGTATTTATTTGtgtctttttcaaaatttgattgAATTCTCTATAGTAATAGGTTCTAAACAAAAAAACGCAACTCAACATGCAGCAGGATAACATTCTAGCTACATTTAAGATTCTAATAATAGGAGAAAGCGGAGTTGGGAAATCCAGGTAAACAATGTGGGATCATGTTTTGTGCCTGTTAAAAATTTGCATATTTTATTGGCTGAATACTGGTTGGAAAAGAGGGGTTTGAACAGATTCTGAACAGCCTTTTGATAATCATGTCGTAATTAGGTAATTTGAACTTTGGTAGAGCAGAAAAACGCACATTCTTGAACTGCTATACTTCTCTTTGTGACTACGCAGTTTCATGTTGGATTATTCTTACTGATATTCGAGAGTAACGAGTTGACTACCACTTTCAGCTTAATGTTACGATTTACTGAAGATGACTTCGACAAGGACCAGGCATTAACGATCGGTGTAGATTTCAAAACCAAAATAGTCGAAGTAGATAATTTGAAGGTAAAACTTGCTATCTGGGATACTGCCGGCCAGGAAAGGTTCCGAACGCTAACACCAAGTTATTACAGGTGAGGTGGATAGGTTCTGTATAACACAGTTCATTTATATTCGCTATATTTCAGAGA encodes:
- the LOC129720842 gene encoding sulfite oxidase, mitochondrial isoform X1, with translation MHQLRDKNYLIIRRNLVERKRNENKPFILPQIEDGSRLSKFQSQSVTVNRVTHRSWLQISSRSSSYGSSGKNSTDDQVGSNTNSLLTTASIIGGSLLTYWIVKNLKNEQTTVHAKQTAAKTTLVDIRKAHTELRQDLPVYSMEEISKHDSPQAGIWVTYGIGVYDITKFVPKHPGSDKVMLAAGNAIDPFWHIYQQHNTEQVLKLLESFRIGNLKRDEIVGTSDQDDPWAAEPKRHPILKAATQRPCNAEPPASVLVESFLTPNEFFYVRNHLPVPQVDITDYELDIEVELNGKQRTLKFDDLKKFPKHSVTATIMCGGNRRGEMIEINPIKGLPWGSAAVGNAKWSGVRLADLLTEMGVELDETSHVHFEGLDTDPTNTPYAASIPLSKALDPRGDVILAYEMNDQPLSRDHGYPVRAIVPGVVGARNVKWLGRIVVSKGESDSHWQQNDYKSFSPSTDWDTVDFKTAPAIQNMPVTSAICMPANGEQVSAKDGYVTVKGYAWSGGGQKIIRVDLTTDGGNSWFVAELDQVEQDTGRGRHWSWSLWTAKIPAKPGQKMEIWAKAVDDNYNAQPETFKNIWNLRGVVSNAYSRVKVDVK
- the LOC129720842 gene encoding sulfite oxidase, mitochondrial isoform X2, which translates into the protein MLSRSVLCLGRFQSQSVTVNRVTHRSWLQISSRSSSYGSSGKNSTDDQVGSNTNSLLTTASIIGGSLLTYWIVKNLKNEQTTVHAKQTAAKTTLVDIRKAHTELRQDLPVYSMEEISKHDSPQAGIWVTYGIGVYDITKFVPKHPGSDKVMLAAGNAIDPFWHIYQQHNTEQVLKLLESFRIGNLKRDEIVGTSDQDDPWAAEPKRHPILKAATQRPCNAEPPASVLVESFLTPNEFFYVRNHLPVPQVDITDYELDIEVELNGKQRTLKFDDLKKFPKHSVTATIMCGGNRRGEMIEINPIKGLPWGSAAVGNAKWSGVRLADLLTEMGVELDETSHVHFEGLDTDPTNTPYAASIPLSKALDPRGDVILAYEMNDQPLSRDHGYPVRAIVPGVVGARNVKWLGRIVVSKGESDSHWQQNDYKSFSPSTDWDTVDFKTAPAIQNMPVTSAICMPANGEQVSAKDGYVTVKGYAWSGGGQKIIRVDLTTDGGNSWFVAELDQVEQDTGRGRHWSWSLWTAKIPAKPGQKMEIWAKAVDDNYNAQPETFKNIWNLRGVVSNAYSRVKVDVK
- the LOC129720842 gene encoding sulfite oxidase, mitochondrial isoform X3 encodes the protein MEEISKHDSPQAGIWVTYGIGVYDITKFVPKHPGSDKVMLAAGNAIDPFWHIYQQHNTEQVLKLLESFRIGNLKRDEIVGTSDQDDPWAAEPKRHPILKAATQRPCNAEPPASVLVESFLTPNEFFYVRNHLPVPQVDITDYELDIEVELNGKQRTLKFDDLKKFPKHSVTATIMCGGNRRGEMIEINPIKGLPWGSAAVGNAKWSGVRLADLLTEMGVELDETSHVHFEGLDTDPTNTPYAASIPLSKALDPRGDVILAYEMNDQPLSRDHGYPVRAIVPGVVGARNVKWLGRIVVSKGESDSHWQQNDYKSFSPSTDWDTVDFKTAPAIQNMPVTSAICMPANGEQVSAKDGYVTVKGYAWSGGGQKIIRVDLTTDGGNSWFVAELDQVEQDTGRGRHWSWSLWTAKIPAKPGQKMEIWAKAVDDNYNAQPETFKNIWNLRGVVSNAYSRVKVDVK
- the LOC129720841 gene encoding heat shock 70 kDa protein cognate 5, with amino-acid sequence MLKAAKFLTRTLTENRTVLQNGGILGNSLQARFKSDTVKGAVIGIDLGTTNSCVAVMEGKQAKVIENAEGARTTPSHVAFTRDGERLVGMPAKRQAVTNSANTFYATKRLIGRRYDDAEIKKDLKNLSYKVMKASNGDAWVQGSDGKVYSPSQIGAFVLMKMKETAEAYLNTSVKNAVVTVPAYFNDSQRQATKDAGQIAGLNVLRVINEPTAAALAYGMDKSEDKIIAVYDLGGGTFDISILEIQKGVFEVKSTNGDTLLGGEDFDNHIVNYLVTEFKKEQGIDITKDPMAMQRLKEAAEKAKCELSSSVQTDINLPYITMDASGPKHLNLKFTRAKLEQLVGDLIKRTIAPCQKALSDAEVAKSDIGEVLLVGGMTRMPKVQQTVQEIFGRTPSRAVNPDEAVAVGAAVQGGVLAGDVTDVLLLDVTPLSLGIETLGGVFTRLITRNTTIPTKKSQVFSTAADGQTQVEIKVHQGEREMASDNKMLGSFTLVGIPPAPRGVPQIEVVFDIDANGIVHVSARDKGTGKEQQIVIQSSGGLSKDEIENMIKNAEQYAATDKQKKERIEAINQAEGIVHDTESKMEEFKDQLPKEECDKLREEITKVREILANKDEADPEEIRKTVSALQQSSLKLFEMAYKKMASERESSGSSSGTSGSSSSSSEEAEKKENKN